One stretch of Paroedura picta isolate Pp20150507F chromosome 13, Ppicta_v3.0, whole genome shotgun sequence DNA includes these proteins:
- the AIFM1 gene encoding apoptosis-inducing factor 1, mitochondrial, with protein MRGAGRGALPRAGCEDRSGAGIAVAAVMFRCRVAARLVRALGPRSRAGNLFQRWKLPLEAQLSRQMASSRAPWSKNDTAVLALVLGLSALGGGTYVYTMLKESKERYSERMKSVVTREQQARKPPAKTDAVSQSTAGEPALEAEQKLVSEVVKPLETEASVRPECPSHAPFLLIGGGTAAFAAARSIRARDPGARVLIVSEDPELPYMRPPLSKELWFSEDPDVTKTLRFKQWNGKERSIYFQPPSFYVPACDLPSIENGGVAVLSGRKVVHMDVRGNVVKLDDGTQISYDKCLIATGGSPRNLPVIERAGKEVLQRLTLFRKIDDFRSLEEISREVKSITIIGGGFLGSELACALGRKAQSKGLEVIQMFPENGNMGKVLPEYLSNWTTNKVRREGVNVMPNAVVKSVSVSENRLLIKLKDGRKVETDHIVAAVGLEPNVELAKSAGLEVDSDFGGFRVNAELQARSNIWVAGDAACFYDIKLGRRRVEHHDHAVVSGRLAGENMTGAAKPYWHQSMFWSDLGPEVGYEAIGLVDSSLPTVGVFAKATAKDTPKSATEQSGTGIRSESETEMEASELKVSAASPNSLQVPQQGEDYGKGVVFYLRDKVVVGIVLWNIFNRMPIARKIIKDGEEHADLNEVAKLFNIHEE; from the exons atgcgcggagcgGGCCGTGGCGCTCTCCCTCGCGCAGGTTGTGAGGACCGGAGCGGAGCCGGCATCGCCGTCGCCGCCGTCATGTTCCGGTGCCGCGTGGCTGCCAGGCTGGTGCGGGCGCTGGGCCCAAGGTCGCGGGCAG GTAACTTGTTTCAGCGATGGAAACTCCCTTTAGAAGCGCAGCTGAGCAGACAGATGGCCAGCTCTCGTGCTCCTTGGTCCAAAAACGATACTGCTGTCTTAGCCCTCGTTCTGGGCTTATCAGCCTTAGGAGGAGGGACGTAT GTTTACACGATGCTGAAAGAAAGCAAGGAACGTTACAGCGAGCGGATGAAATCAGTGGTAACGAGGGAGCAGCAAGCACGGAAGCCCCCAGCAA AAACAGATGCTGTCTCGCAGAGCACAGCAGGTGAGCCCGCGCTCGAAGCCGAGCAGAAGCTGGTCTCCGAAGTAGTTAAGC CCCTTGAAACAGAGGCGAGCGTTCGCCCAGAATGTCCATCCCATGCTCCTTTCCTGCTGATTGGCGGAGGCACTGCTGCTTTTGCAGCTGCCAGATCCATTCGGGCTCGGGATCCCGGCGCCAGG GTACTGATTGTGTCTGAAGATCCTGAGCTTCCGTACATGCGGCCTCCACTCTCCAAAGAGCTGTGGTTTTCTGAAGACCCTGATGTCACAAAGACACTGCGGTTCAAGCAGTGGAATGGCAAAGAGCGGAG TATCTACTTCCAGCCACCTTCTTTCTACGTACCTGCTTGTGACCTGCCTTCCATAGAGAATGGTGGAGTGGCTGTCCTTTCCGGAAGGAAG GTGGTCCACATGGATGTCCGAGGCAATGTGGTAAAACTCGATGATGGCACCCAGATCTCCTACGACAAGTGCTTAATCGCAACAG GCGGTTCCCCGAGGAATCTTCCTGTGATCGAGAGGGCAGGCAAGGAAGTGCTGCAGAGGCTTACGCTGTTCCGGAAG ATCGATGACTTCCGCTCGCTGGAGGAAATTTCCAGAGAGGTCAAGTCAATCACGATAATCGGTGGTGGTTTCTTGGGGAGTGAGCTGGCTTGTGCTTTGGGCCGTAAGG CACAGTCCAAGGGCCTGGAAGTGATCCAGATGTTCCCCGAGAACGGCAACATGGGCAAAGTCCTTCCTGAGTATTTGAGCAACTGGACCACAAATAAAGTCAGGCGAG AGGGGGTGAACGTGATGCCCAATGCAGTGGTGAAGTCCGTGTCCGTATCTGAGAACCGTCTCCTCATAAAATTGAAAGATGGAAGGAAA GTAGAGACTGATCACATTGTGGCTGCTGTGGGTCTGGAGCCCAACGTAGAGCTGGCAAAGTCAGCTGGCTTGGAGGTAGACTCAGACTTTGGGGGCTTCAGGGTCAACGCTGAGCTGCAGGCCCGCTCCAACATCTGGGTG GCAGGGGATGCTGCCTGCTTCTATGATATCAAGCTGGGCCGGCGACGGGTGGAGCACCACGATCACGCCGTCGTGAGCGGAAGGTTGGCGGGAGAAAATATGACGGGAGCTGCAAAGCCATATTGGCACCAGTCCATGTTCTG GAGCGATCTTGGCCCCGAAGTAGGCTATGAGGCTATCGGCCTTGTGGACAGCAGTTTGCCGACTGTGGGAGTATTTGCTAAAGCAACAGCCAAGGACACCCCAAAATCTGCGACTGAGCAGTCAG GAACTGGAATCCGTTCTGAAAGCGAAACCGAGATGGAAGCCTCGGAGCTCAAAGTCTCGGCCGCCTCCCCCAACAGCCTCCAGGTGCCGCAGCAGGGAGAGGATTACGGCAAAGGAGTCGTTTTCTACCTCAGGGACAAAGTGGTGGTGGGAATTGTGCTATGGAACATCTTCAACAGGATGCCGATCGCTCGAAAG ATCATTAAAGATGGGGAAGAGCATGCTGACCTCAATGAAGTTGCAAAGCTCTTTAACATCCACGAGGAATGA